One stretch of Lysobacter sp. KIS68-7 DNA includes these proteins:
- a CDS encoding glycoside hydrolase family 2, with amino-acid sequence MRSTILWIVAVTLMALGGVIVVLAIGGQPDPPALRAAAPLLDGAWRFHVGDNPHWADADADDSAWETTDLSAPASSTDGDVGLPNYVGGWMAHGHPGYRGYAWYRRTVTVPAGHRAWDVLGPTAVEDGYELYWNGVRLGGSGRLGASPRVVGTRPMLFALPADAAGKTGVIAIRAYMQPGSDAADNSGGVHVAPTLAPRPESQALYRVQWWRTIAGYIVEVVEPAAIFALVGLALVIRPRSTHPGFIAFACIALVLWALKRLDNAIVSWTDLLSLPTYVWLNALWTPLSLVAWTLAWNRWCLRASRAIDGATVVMAVLGIAGAAFHATAVSRLCRLGLLALLLICVVRILRSGPMRILAVATMTSILVAQFAGELSAIGVPVIWFPFGIGVTLAQYAYAIAIPLLACLIVRTCDLRTSSHSKT; translated from the coding sequence ATGAGAAGCACCATCCTCTGGATCGTCGCTGTCACGTTGATGGCGCTGGGCGGCGTGATCGTGGTCCTGGCGATCGGCGGACAACCCGACCCGCCCGCATTGCGCGCCGCGGCCCCATTGCTCGACGGGGCATGGCGATTCCACGTTGGCGACAACCCGCACTGGGCCGATGCGGACGCAGACGACAGCGCCTGGGAAACGACGGACCTGAGCGCACCGGCAAGCAGCACCGATGGCGATGTCGGGTTGCCGAACTACGTCGGGGGATGGATGGCGCACGGCCACCCCGGTTATCGCGGGTATGCCTGGTATCGACGCACCGTGACGGTGCCGGCCGGACACCGCGCGTGGGATGTTCTCGGACCGACCGCCGTCGAGGACGGCTACGAGCTATATTGGAACGGCGTGCGGCTGGGCGGATCGGGTCGGCTTGGTGCATCCCCTCGCGTCGTGGGCACGCGGCCGATGTTGTTCGCGCTTCCCGCCGATGCGGCGGGCAAAACCGGGGTCATCGCCATCCGCGCTTACATGCAACCCGGCAGCGATGCCGCCGACAACTCCGGCGGCGTGCACGTCGCGCCGACGCTAGCGCCGCGCCCGGAAAGCCAGGCGCTTTACCGCGTGCAGTGGTGGCGGACGATCGCCGGTTATATCGTCGAGGTGGTGGAGCCGGCGGCGATCTTCGCACTCGTTGGCCTGGCGCTTGTGATTCGGCCACGCAGCACCCACCCGGGCTTCATCGCGTTTGCATGCATCGCGCTGGTGCTTTGGGCGTTGAAGCGCCTCGACAACGCGATCGTCTCCTGGACCGATCTGCTCAGCCTGCCGACGTATGTCTGGTTGAACGCACTTTGGACGCCGCTCAGCCTTGTTGCGTGGACGCTTGCCTGGAACCGCTGGTGCCTGCGCGCCTCGCGGGCGATCGACGGTGCAACCGTGGTGATGGCCGTTCTCGGAATCGCGGGTGCTGCGTTCCACGCCACGGCGGTGAGCCGCTTGTGTCGGCTCGGATTACTCGCGTTGCTGTTGATCTGTGTCGTGCGAATCCTTCGCAGTGGCCCGATGCGCATCCTGGCGGTAGCGACGATGACATCGATCCTGGTCGCGCAATTTGCCGGTGAGCTGAGCGCGATCGGCGTCCCCGTCATCTGGTTCCCCTTCGGCATCGGGGTCACGCTCGCGCAATACGCCTATGCGATCGCGATACCGTTGCTGGCTTGCCTGATCGTGCGAACCTGCGATTTGCGGACTTCGTCGCATTCGAAGACATGA
- a CDS encoding phosphatase PAP2 family protein: protein MRDGDSNALLGEDAWAMSATLTRRSWGIGHDRRPPTWRRRPMPMHRPALYRWHLLGLALTGGALAIVFHATRLDLDLAAHWYDRTSHTFPWRDAWLTHYAVHRILKSLEIVAGIAMCVLAILAARSTQPGFLSTHRRRLACVAISFIVVPATIGLLHHLSATHCPWDVAEFGGASPYFDLLQATPAGVPPGRCFPSAFVSSGSWMLSFTWLWYPERPRRCVCIALLAFAWSFGLGWIQQMRGAHFLSHTLWSLWVSWAIVLFVHYACGARREAELAAGRK from the coding sequence ATGCGGGACGGCGACTCTAACGCACTGCTGGGTGAAGACGCCTGGGCCATGTCCGCTACCCTGACCCGCCGCTCATGGGGCATCGGGCATGATCGCCGCCCTCCGACATGGCGGCGACGCCCGATGCCGATGCACCGGCCAGCGCTCTATCGATGGCACTTGCTTGGACTGGCGTTGACCGGCGGGGCCTTGGCCATTGTCTTCCATGCCACCCGACTCGACCTGGACCTGGCGGCGCATTGGTACGACCGGACCAGCCACACCTTCCCTTGGCGCGACGCGTGGCTCACGCACTACGCCGTGCATCGAATCCTGAAGTCGCTGGAGATCGTCGCCGGAATCGCGATGTGTGTCCTTGCGATTCTCGCTGCCCGTTCGACGCAGCCGGGCTTCCTGTCCACGCATCGGCGACGCCTTGCGTGCGTCGCGATCTCATTCATCGTGGTGCCCGCCACGATCGGCCTGTTGCATCACTTGAGCGCCACGCATTGTCCGTGGGACGTCGCGGAGTTCGGAGGCGCCAGCCCCTACTTCGATCTGCTGCAGGCAACGCCCGCTGGCGTGCCACCCGGCCGGTGCTTCCCTTCGGCGTTCGTGAGCAGCGGATCCTGGATGCTGTCGTTCACATGGCTCTGGTATCCCGAGCGCCCGCGGAGATGCGTGTGCATCGCCCTCCTCGCATTCGCGTGGTCCTTCGGACTCGGATGGATCCAGCAGATGCGCGGCGCCCACTTCCTCTCACACACCCTTTGGTCGCTGTGGGTGAGCTGGGCGATCGTCCTGTTCGTGCACTACGCGTGCGGGGCGCGGCGTGAGGCCGAGTTGGCTGCCGGCAGGAAGTAA
- a CDS encoding cytochrome P460 family protein codes for MKRIALVFVAAGVLTGTAAWLAPASFGQNTGMTAGQATPDSNAAKQVIVTTIPQGYRDWKFVSAAHEAGDLNDIRVVIGNDIAIRAYRAGKPFPEGSVVGRVAWKMVPSEENNKTFGKEQSFVPGDAPDWYLQFMEKDSKKYAATGGWGYSNFGKDLQPTTDEKVMYSCFVCHQAVTQRDYVFTKYSP; via the coding sequence ATGAAACGCATCGCGCTGGTGTTCGTTGCGGCGGGCGTGCTCACCGGCACCGCAGCATGGCTGGCACCTGCTTCGTTTGGACAGAACACCGGCATGACGGCCGGGCAAGCGACACCAGACAGCAACGCGGCCAAGCAAGTCATCGTGACGACGATCCCGCAAGGATACCGAGACTGGAAATTCGTTTCGGCCGCCCATGAAGCCGGTGATCTCAACGACATACGCGTTGTGATCGGCAATGACATCGCGATCCGGGCCTATCGCGCAGGCAAGCCCTTTCCCGAGGGTTCCGTCGTCGGCCGAGTGGCCTGGAAAATGGTCCCCTCCGAAGAGAACAACAAGACCTTCGGCAAGGAACAATCGTTCGTTCCGGGAGACGCACCCGATTGGTATCTGCAGTTCATGGAGAAGGATTCCAAAAAGTATGCCGCCACGGGTGGTTGGGGCTACTCGAATTTCGGAAAAGACCTCCAGCCGACCACCGATGAAAAAGTGATGTACTCCTGCTTTGTCTGCCACCAGGCCGTCACGCAGCGCGACTACGTGTTCACGAAGTACTCGCCTTGA
- a CDS encoding SDR family oxidoreductase, which yields MKTVLITGCSSGYGLETARYFHQQGWNVIATMRTPRAGLLPASDRMRLLPLDVTQPDSITRVLRDAGPIDVLVNNAGIGVVGAFEATSMTTIREVFDTNTFGTLAMCQAVIPQMRDRQAGAIVNVTSSVTLASMPFAAAYTGSKTAVEGFTGSLALELGAFGVRVKLVEPGYGPSTRFTENGAERMQGLIPDAYADYARPIFAAFSQPQAITYPQDVADAVWRAANDASDQLHFPAGADAVALAGPQ from the coding sequence ATGAAAACCGTCCTGATCACCGGCTGTTCCTCGGGCTACGGCCTGGAAACCGCGCGCTACTTCCACCAGCAAGGTTGGAACGTGATCGCCACGATGCGCACCCCGCGTGCAGGCCTCCTGCCCGCCTCCGATCGCATGCGCCTGCTGCCGCTCGACGTCACCCAGCCGGACAGCATCACTCGCGTCCTGCGCGATGCCGGCCCGATCGACGTGCTCGTCAACAATGCGGGAATCGGCGTGGTCGGCGCCTTCGAGGCGACCTCGATGACAACCATCCGCGAAGTGTTCGACACCAATACTTTCGGAACACTGGCCATGTGCCAGGCCGTCATTCCGCAGATGCGCGATCGCCAGGCCGGCGCGATCGTCAACGTCACTTCAAGCGTGACGCTGGCGAGCATGCCGTTCGCCGCCGCCTACACGGGCAGCAAGACCGCGGTGGAAGGATTCACTGGATCGCTGGCGCTGGAACTCGGCGCGTTCGGCGTGCGCGTCAAGTTGGTCGAACCGGGTTACGGCCCGTCCACGCGCTTCACCGAGAACGGCGCCGAACGCATGCAGGGACTGATTCCCGACGCCTATGCCGACTATGCGCGGCCGATCTTCGCGGCCTTCTCGCAGCCCCAGGCCATCACCTACCCGCAGGACGTGGCGGACGCCGTGTGGCGCGCTGCCAACGATGCTTCGGACCAACTCCACTTTCCTGCCGGTGCCGACGCAGTCGCGCTCGCTGGCCCCCAGTGA
- a CDS encoding sensor histidine kinase, producing MTLHSAHAIGRSLTWLVAAALTFCSPAWAVDPARQISQYGHVAWRSQDGDLPGMPMAFAQGPDGYLWVGTLDGLLRFDGVRFARWSAPAGTHLPSDAVTRLLATRDGTLWIGTQQGLGQWRDGKLRIFPSTPGGAIMSITEDRDGTIWTTRTPRPDSSALVCRVSPDGKFACLDKAQGLEIPGSPCCPAAFLQDATGTAWIGSDIALTAWRNQASQVFKLPLDSARKDMGVAAIAPRNDGGLWVGIAKPGPGLGLQQFVDGRWTPFTSANFDASTLPVSALLLDRHGALWIGTYGKGLYRIHRGEIDAFTSTDGLSNDRINGLFEDREGNLWVATAKGIDQFRDLRVTTFSKQQGLSSDSAASIAAANDGSIWIGSAGLDVLRDGRISSLTKSLGLPDGQVTDLLQDHAGRMWVGVDRSLWIIDRGKAVQVHARDGTTNIASIASLAEDAQHDLWGRSKDSLLRIRDNVVIDAYPLGPELEGRQIVADPASGIWLGLRSGDLARFRDGKAQTFAFARPPEASVNGFVEHMATTSLGEVFGATANGVVAWKDGHTNTLTTANGLPCNHAHALQSARDGRLWVFMQCGLVEIARAEIDRWWTQPQTRLQIRQYDALDGVDPGWAPFRGATTSPDGRIWFANGHGVQMIDPAATTRNRIAPSVHIESLVVDRTRYPLHGAVQLPARAGDVQIDYTATSFVVPQRVRFRYKLAGRDKDWQEPGTRRQAFYTDLQPGNYRFTVIAANDDGVWNTRGDSLSFRIPPAWYQTLWFRVGAIALCLLGAWLAYRWRLRRLTATMSARFDERMAERLRIARELHDTLLQTVQAGKLVADDALGPDVEDARRKHALERISAWLGEAIGEGRETLNALRQSTLLDNDLANGLQQAAEACAGESGMVVRVSVTGRAREMHPIVRDEIYRIGYEAIRNAASHSHGRTIEVELAYARDLTLVVRDDGSGIPSAEVAQGKAGHFGMQGMRERAERIGARLFVARGPTGGTEVRVLVPGRSIFR from the coding sequence ATGACATTGCACAGCGCGCACGCCATCGGACGGTCATTGACGTGGCTGGTGGCGGCTGCGCTCACGTTCTGTTCGCCCGCGTGGGCTGTCGATCCGGCACGGCAGATCTCCCAGTACGGCCACGTGGCCTGGCGATCGCAGGATGGCGATCTCCCGGGCATGCCCATGGCGTTCGCCCAGGGGCCCGATGGCTATCTGTGGGTCGGCACGCTGGATGGCCTGCTGCGTTTCGATGGCGTGCGCTTTGCGCGCTGGTCCGCGCCGGCAGGCACACACCTTCCCTCCGACGCCGTGACCCGCCTGCTGGCCACGCGCGATGGCACGCTCTGGATCGGCACCCAACAGGGGTTGGGCCAGTGGCGAGACGGCAAGTTGCGCATTTTTCCGTCGACGCCCGGCGGAGCGATCATGTCGATTACCGAGGATCGCGACGGCACGATCTGGACGACGCGAACACCCCGGCCTGATTCCAGCGCGCTGGTCTGCCGCGTCTCCCCAGACGGCAAGTTCGCTTGCCTGGACAAGGCGCAGGGGCTCGAGATTCCTGGCTCGCCTTGCTGTCCGGCGGCCTTCCTGCAGGATGCGACGGGAACGGCGTGGATCGGAAGCGACATCGCGCTCACGGCGTGGCGAAACCAGGCGTCGCAAGTCTTCAAGCTGCCGTTGGATTCTGCGCGCAAGGACATGGGCGTCGCTGCGATTGCGCCGAGAAATGACGGCGGACTGTGGGTGGGGATCGCCAAGCCCGGCCCGGGGCTCGGCCTGCAGCAGTTCGTCGATGGCAGATGGACGCCTTTCACAAGCGCCAACTTCGATGCCAGCACCCTGCCCGTGTCCGCCCTGCTCCTGGACCGACACGGTGCCTTGTGGATCGGGACCTACGGGAAAGGCTTGTATCGGATCCATCGCGGCGAAATCGATGCGTTCACATCGACCGATGGACTCTCGAACGATCGGATCAACGGCCTCTTCGAAGATCGCGAGGGCAACCTCTGGGTCGCCACGGCGAAAGGCATCGATCAGTTCCGCGACCTGCGGGTCACGACATTCTCTAAGCAACAAGGGTTGTCCTCCGACTCGGCCGCCTCGATCGCCGCGGCCAACGATGGGTCGATCTGGATCGGAAGCGCGGGGCTCGATGTCCTCCGTGACGGAAGGATCAGCTCGCTGACCAAATCCCTGGGGCTGCCCGACGGCCAGGTGACCGATCTGCTCCAGGACCATGCCGGCCGCATGTGGGTGGGCGTGGACCGCAGCTTGTGGATCATCGATCGCGGCAAGGCCGTGCAGGTGCATGCAAGAGACGGCACCACGAACATCGCGTCCATTGCTTCGCTCGCCGAGGACGCGCAGCACGACCTCTGGGGACGATCGAAGGATTCGCTCCTCCGGATTCGCGACAATGTCGTGATCGATGCGTATCCCCTCGGACCGGAGCTCGAGGGTCGTCAGATCGTCGCCGATCCGGCATCCGGCATCTGGCTCGGCTTGCGAAGCGGCGATCTTGCGCGGTTCCGCGATGGCAAGGCGCAAACGTTTGCGTTCGCGCGACCACCGGAGGCCAGCGTCAACGGCTTCGTCGAACACATGGCCACGACGTCCCTCGGCGAAGTGTTCGGCGCGACGGCCAACGGCGTCGTTGCATGGAAGGATGGACATACCAACACGCTCACGACTGCGAACGGCTTGCCCTGCAATCACGCACATGCACTCCAGAGCGCCAGGGACGGTCGCCTGTGGGTGTTCATGCAATGCGGACTCGTGGAGATTGCGCGCGCCGAGATCGATCGTTGGTGGACCCAACCACAAACGCGCTTGCAGATTCGCCAATACGACGCCCTCGACGGCGTCGACCCGGGTTGGGCGCCCTTCCGCGGCGCGACGACGTCGCCCGACGGGCGGATCTGGTTCGCCAATGGCCATGGCGTCCAGATGATCGATCCCGCAGCCACGACACGAAACCGCATCGCGCCTTCCGTGCACATCGAGTCGCTCGTGGTCGATCGCACGCGCTATCCGCTCCACGGCGCGGTGCAACTTCCTGCCCGGGCCGGGGACGTGCAGATCGACTACACCGCCACCAGCTTCGTCGTCCCGCAACGCGTGCGATTCCGTTACAAGCTCGCCGGTCGCGACAAGGATTGGCAGGAGCCGGGCACCCGTCGCCAGGCGTTCTACACGGACCTGCAGCCGGGCAACTATCGGTTCACGGTCATCGCCGCCAACGACGACGGCGTATGGAACACACGCGGCGATTCGCTTTCATTCCGCATCCCGCCCGCCTGGTACCAGACCCTTTGGTTCCGCGTCGGTGCCATTGCGCTTTGCCTCCTCGGTGCATGGCTGGCGTATCGCTGGAGACTGCGCCGGTTGACAGCGACGATGAGCGCGCGCTTCGACGAGCGCATGGCGGAACGCTTGCGCATCGCACGCGAGCTTCACGACACGCTGCTGCAGACGGTGCAAGCGGGGAAACTGGTCGCCGACGACGCGCTCGGCCCCGATGTGGAGGATGCGCGCCGCAAGCATGCACTCGAACGGATCTCGGCCTGGCTCGGCGAGGCGATCGGCGAAGGCCGCGAAACGCTCAATGCATTGCGTCAATCCACGTTGCTGGACAACGACCTCGCAAACGGACTGCAGCAGGCAGCCGAGGCATGCGCCGGCGAAAGCGGCATGGTGGTGCGCGTGTCGGTCACCGGGCGGGCGCGTGAAATGCACCCCATCGTGCGCGACGAGATCTACCGCATCGGTTACGAAGCCATTCGCAATGCCGCATCGCACTCGCACGGCCGAACGATCGAGGTCGAACTGGCGTATGCGCGCGATCTGACCCTGGTGGTGCGGGACGACGGCAGCGGCATTCCGTCGGCCGAGGTTGCGCAAGGCAAGGCGGGACACTTCGGCATGCAAGGCATGCGAGAACGTGCAGAGCGGATCGGCGCGCGCCTCTTCGTCGCCCGTGGTCCAACGGGTGGAACCGAAGTGCGCGTGCTTGTTCCCGGACGCAGCATCTTTCGCTAG
- a CDS encoding helix-turn-helix domain-containing protein codes for MEQVRVAREQPGPEIEQLRPEDFQFEIEMQQSKAAREQPKPALEPPEASAPGPQDQTLYASGVHSGGASNLDIMDKKLFDRLVGSMEQMGEIVRGERAPSREFHVDAVEVREIRKATGLSQQKFAGIIRVHVATLQNWEQGRRAPTGPAKALLRAIKNDPVHVISALTEGSA; via the coding sequence ATGGAGCAGGTCCGGGTTGCTCGGGAGCAGCCTGGACCTGAAATCGAGCAGCTCAGACCTGAAGATTTTCAGTTCGAAATTGAAATGCAGCAATCGAAAGCTGCTCGCGAGCAACCCAAGCCCGCTTTGGAGCCGCCCGAAGCCAGTGCTCCGGGGCCCCAAGATCAAACTTTGTACGCCAGTGGCGTACATTCCGGCGGTGCCAGCAACCTGGACATCATGGACAAGAAGCTTTTTGACCGCCTGGTCGGCAGCATGGAACAGATGGGCGAGATCGTGCGCGGCGAACGCGCACCCTCCCGCGAGTTCCATGTTGACGCGGTCGAAGTGCGCGAGATTCGCAAGGCCACGGGCCTTTCCCAGCAAAAGTTTGCAGGTATCATCCGTGTGCATGTCGCGACATTGCAGAATTGGGAGCAAGGCCGACGCGCGCCCACCGGACCTGCAAAGGCATTGCTCCGCGCGATAAAGAACGATCCGGTGCATGTGATCAGCGCCCTGACGGAAGGGTCTGCTTAA
- a CDS encoding AraC family transcriptional regulator — MTDPLSDVISLLRPADVRAKAISGAGTWGVRYSAYGHPSFCVVTDGACLLQVEGAEPLRLEAGDFVFLPSTPAFVLSGFEVVEPHPIDPVSAAGRLEALHHGTTGVEPDVRLLGGYFLFDSPDTALLGAFLPKVIHVRSAERLSVLVRLVREETLQSLAGRDLILARLVEVLLIEALRAAPGDDAPAGLLRGLADSRLAASIREIHRDPARTWTVEQLAKTAALSRSAYFQRFTRAVGLPPMEYLLAWRMALAKDLLCRERMVMEQVAERVGYSSASTFSTAFARHVGRPPKAYARAASLLSEMKTAL, encoded by the coding sequence GTGACCGATCCCCTGTCCGACGTCATTTCCCTCCTGCGGCCGGCCGACGTGCGGGCGAAAGCCATCAGTGGGGCCGGGACCTGGGGCGTGCGCTACAGCGCCTACGGGCATCCAAGCTTCTGCGTCGTCACCGATGGCGCCTGCCTGCTGCAGGTCGAGGGCGCGGAGCCGCTGCGCCTGGAAGCAGGAGACTTTGTGTTCCTGCCCTCAACTCCGGCTTTCGTGTTGTCTGGCTTCGAAGTCGTAGAGCCACACCCCATCGACCCGGTCAGCGCCGCTGGGCGGTTGGAAGCGCTCCACCACGGCACGACGGGAGTTGAGCCAGATGTGCGCTTACTCGGCGGCTACTTCCTGTTCGACTCGCCCGACACGGCGTTGCTGGGCGCATTCCTGCCGAAGGTCATCCACGTGCGCAGCGCTGAGCGACTGTCCGTGCTGGTGCGCCTGGTGCGCGAAGAAACCCTGCAATCCCTGGCAGGTCGCGATCTCATCCTGGCGCGCCTCGTTGAAGTGCTGCTGATCGAGGCACTGCGTGCCGCGCCTGGCGATGATGCGCCAGCCGGATTGTTGCGCGGACTTGCGGATTCGCGGCTGGCCGCTTCCATCCGCGAAATACATCGCGACCCCGCGCGGACGTGGACAGTGGAGCAATTGGCCAAGACCGCCGCACTGTCGCGGTCGGCCTACTTTCAACGCTTCACGCGCGCGGTCGGCCTTCCGCCGATGGAATATCTGCTCGCTTGGCGGATGGCCCTGGCCAAGGATCTGCTGTGTCGCGAGCGCATGGTGATGGAGCAGGTCGCCGAGCGCGTCGGCTATTCCTCCGCGAGCACCTTCAGCACGGCGTTCGCACGCCATGTCGGTCGGCCGCCCAAGGCTTATGCGCGAGCTGCGAGCCTGCTCAGCGAAATGAAAACAGCCTTGTAA
- a CDS encoding hydrolase: MAIHGRPAVATTECVSVLHRDLQDAVRLTLHWHSPEEFAMASEPIRDPIKDHLLTPENSAFIVIDYQPIQVSSIRSMDQKELVFNIVSTAKAALNYKLPIVHSTVNVGTGRNKPPIAELQALLGHLPTYDRTTINSWEDVEFRQAVAATGRKKLIMTALWTEACLAFPALDALKEGFDVYAVVDAVGGTSIAAHEAALRRIEQAGASLISKTQLYCELQRDWKREATIPGFMNVFQNYGGSNPEKDFKG; this comes from the coding sequence GTGGCCATCCATGGCCGCCCTGCAGTCGCGACAACCGAGTGCGTGTCGGTCCTTCATCGCGATTTGCAGGATGCGGTGCGTTTGACGCTGCATTGGCATTCACCAGAGGAGTTCGCCATGGCCAGTGAACCGATTCGGGATCCGATCAAGGATCATCTGCTCACGCCGGAAAATTCGGCTTTCATCGTCATCGATTACCAGCCGATCCAGGTGTCCTCGATCCGTTCGATGGATCAGAAGGAATTGGTGTTCAACATCGTCAGCACGGCCAAGGCGGCGCTCAACTACAAGCTGCCCATCGTGCATTCGACGGTGAATGTCGGGACAGGGCGCAACAAGCCGCCGATCGCCGAACTCCAGGCGCTCCTGGGGCACTTGCCGACGTATGACCGCACGACGATCAACAGTTGGGAGGATGTCGAGTTCCGGCAAGCGGTCGCGGCCACCGGTCGCAAGAAGCTGATCATGACCGCGTTGTGGACCGAAGCCTGCCTTGCCTTCCCGGCACTCGACGCGCTGAAGGAAGGCTTTGATGTCTATGCGGTCGTGGACGCCGTGGGCGGGACGTCCATTGCTGCGCACGAGGCGGCCTTGCGCCGGATCGAGCAGGCGGGCGCCAGCTTGATCAGCAAGACGCAACTGTATTGCGAGCTGCAACGCGACTGGAAACGCGAGGCGACCATTCCCGGTTTCATGAACGTGTTCCAGAACTATGGCGGGTCGAACCCTGAGAAGGACTTCAAGGGTTGA
- a CDS encoding response regulator transcription factor — MSEGTRIRILSVEDHPVFREGLRFIIDSQADMELVAQASNSDEAIAEFQRTAPDVTLMDVRLPGTGGTETLTALRKLSPTARVVMLTTSDSEGDIHTALKAGAVAYLLKSMPKDDLLHVIRAVHSGKKHFPAEVAMRLAGHFADDELTRREIQVLALIRDGNRNKQIADHLSISETTVNFHIRNIVDKLEAKDRTHAVIVAVRRGLLPI, encoded by the coding sequence ATGTCCGAGGGCACGCGCATCAGAATCCTCAGCGTCGAGGACCACCCCGTTTTCCGGGAGGGCCTGCGTTTCATCATCGACTCGCAGGCGGACATGGAGCTGGTGGCCCAGGCGTCGAACTCGGACGAGGCCATCGCAGAATTCCAGCGCACCGCGCCCGACGTCACCCTGATGGACGTACGCCTTCCCGGTACAGGTGGCACGGAAACGCTGACGGCGCTCCGCAAGCTCTCCCCGACTGCGCGCGTGGTGATGCTGACTACCTCCGACAGCGAAGGCGACATCCACACCGCGCTCAAGGCCGGCGCGGTCGCCTACCTGCTCAAGAGCATGCCGAAGGACGACCTGCTCCATGTCATTCGCGCGGTGCACAGCGGCAAGAAGCACTTCCCCGCTGAAGTCGCCATGCGGCTGGCCGGTCATTTCGCCGACGACGAGCTCACGCGACGCGAAATCCAGGTGCTCGCGTTGATCCGCGACGGAAACCGCAACAAGCAGATCGCCGACCATCTCTCGATTTCGGAAACGACGGTCAACTTCCACATCCGGAACATCGTCGACAAGTTGGAAGCCAAGGACCGGACGCATGCCGTCATCGTCGCTGTGCGGCGGGGATTGCTGCCCATCTGA
- a CDS encoding alpha/beta hydrolase codes for MNLKFLTLATVTAVSLASTADAASPTHAPSVAKNVLLVHGGFVDGSGWQKVYNLLKKDGYNVTIVQNPTTSLADDVAITKRAIAQQDGPVVLVGHSYGGVVVSEAGTDPKVQSVVYIAAFAPDTGESVQSLIANPPPGAPQPPILPPQDGFLFLDRAKFAASFAGDVPADEANFMADSQVPWGVEALAGVVTTPAWKSKPSWYLVATEDHMIPPPAQQMMAKRAGATVVEVPGSHAIYVSQPEAVAKLIEQAAHGKAH; via the coding sequence ATGAACCTCAAGTTCCTCACGCTCGCCACGGTGACCGCGGTGTCACTCGCCTCCACCGCCGATGCCGCTTCCCCCACCCACGCACCCAGCGTCGCGAAGAATGTCCTGCTCGTGCACGGCGGCTTCGTTGACGGCTCGGGCTGGCAGAAGGTCTACAACCTCCTGAAGAAGGACGGCTACAACGTGACGATCGTGCAGAACCCGACGACTTCGCTCGCGGACGACGTGGCCATCACCAAGCGTGCCATCGCGCAGCAGGACGGCCCGGTGGTACTGGTCGGCCATTCCTACGGTGGCGTCGTCGTCTCCGAAGCGGGCACCGACCCCAAGGTGCAGAGCGTGGTCTACATCGCTGCGTTCGCGCCGGACACGGGCGAATCGGTGCAGTCGCTGATCGCCAATCCGCCGCCCGGTGCACCGCAGCCGCCGATCCTGCCGCCGCAGGATGGCTTCCTGTTCCTCGATCGCGCGAAGTTCGCGGCCTCGTTCGCGGGCGATGTCCCGGCCGACGAAGCGAATTTCATGGCCGATTCGCAGGTGCCTTGGGGCGTGGAAGCGTTGGCGGGCGTCGTCACCACGCCGGCGTGGAAGTCGAAGCCGAGCTGGTACCTGGTGGCGACGGAAGACCACATGATCCCGCCGCCGGCCCAGCAAATGATGGCGAAACGTGCCGGCGCCACGGTCGTGGAGGTCCCCGGTAGCCATGCCATTTACGTGTCGCAGCCGGAAGCCGTCGCCAAACTCATCGAGCAGGCAGCCCACGGCAAGGCGCATTGA
- a CDS encoding DUF4259 domain-containing protein codes for MIRRLLLATGLLVLSLSATAGTWGTGSFDNDDAADFLLDATKQADVQQLRSALERATSEGFLEAPDGAYAIASAEMVAAAMGKPTAEASKNAEVGDWVVRVHPKVDPSLAAEAVRALDRVLGDESELRQVWAESEEYDAWRGGVIALRDRIAALGSRSPK; via the coding sequence ATGATCCGACGTCTTCTGCTCGCAACTGGCTTGCTTGTCCTGTCGCTTTCCGCAACCGCCGGAACGTGGGGGACGGGATCGTTCGACAACGATGACGCGGCGGACTTCCTGCTTGACGCAACGAAGCAGGCCGACGTGCAGCAGTTGCGGTCTGCGCTGGAGCGCGCGACGTCGGAAGGTTTCCTCGAAGCCCCGGATGGCGCATATGCCATCGCCTCCGCCGAGATGGTCGCGGCGGCAATGGGCAAACCCACGGCCGAAGCCAGCAAGAATGCAGAGGTGGGCGATTGGGTCGTGCGCGTGCATCCGAAGGTCGACCCGTCGCTCGCCGCGGAAGCGGTGCGTGCGCTGGACCGCGTGCTGGGCGATGAGTCGGAGTTGCGCCAGGTTTGGGCGGAATCCGAGGAGTACGACGCGTGGCGCGGCGGCGTCATCGCGCTTCGCGACCGCATCGCGGCGCTCGGCAGTCGGTCACCCAAGTGA